The following proteins come from a genomic window of Bradyrhizobium paxllaeri:
- the secG gene encoding preprotein translocase subunit SecG yields MQTVLIVVHLMIVAVLIGAVLLQKSEGGGLGMGGGAGFMSSRGTANLLTRTTAILAGLFFLTSMALAWLAGVDRKPASILDTAPATQSQPGGATPVAPPTSGGVLDTLKKVDEQQAPSGPQAPRSQ; encoded by the coding sequence ATGCAGACCGTCCTTATCGTCGTTCACCTCATGATCGTCGCCGTGCTGATCGGCGCCGTGTTGCTGCAGAAATCCGAAGGCGGCGGCCTCGGCATGGGCGGCGGCGCCGGCTTCATGTCGAGCCGCGGCACCGCCAATCTGTTGACGCGGACGACTGCGATTCTCGCAGGACTTTTCTTCCTGACCAGCATGGCGCTGGCCTGGCTTGCGGGCGTCGATCGCAAGCCGGCCTCGATCCTCGACACCGCGCCGGCTACGCAGTCGCAGCCGGGTGGCGCAACGCCGGTCGCTCCGCCGACCTCCGGTGGCGTGCTCGATACGCTCAAGAAGGTGGATGAACAGCAGGCTCCGTCGGGCCCGCAGGCGCCGCGTTCGCAATAA
- a CDS encoding GNAT family N-acetyltransferase has protein sequence MSNIEIKALKLSPEICAVLGEILIETVANGGSVSFMHPLSREAAEAFWSSSLSAADRGERIVLGAFDGDELIGTVTLLLDLPPNQPHRAEIAKMMTRVSHRHRGIATALLREAERLAIAHQRWLLVLDTAEDEGAAGLYERVGFKLTGVIPDYAFKPHGGLTGTLIYWKKLRKGVPA, from the coding sequence ATGTCGAACATTGAGATCAAAGCCTTGAAGCTTTCGCCCGAAATTTGCGCGGTGCTTGGTGAAATACTGATCGAGACAGTGGCGAATGGCGGCTCGGTCAGCTTCATGCATCCGCTGTCACGGGAAGCCGCCGAAGCGTTCTGGTCCAGCTCGCTCAGCGCTGCGGACCGTGGCGAGCGGATCGTCCTCGGCGCCTTTGACGGCGACGAGCTGATCGGCACCGTCACGCTGCTGCTCGATCTGCCGCCGAACCAGCCGCACCGCGCCGAGATCGCGAAGATGATGACGCGCGTCAGTCACCGGCATCGCGGGATCGCGACGGCGCTGTTGCGTGAAGCCGAACGGCTGGCGATCGCGCATCAGCGCTGGCTACTGGTGCTTGACACCGCCGAGGATGAAGGCGCGGCGGGACTGTACGAGCGCGTAGGCTTCAAGCTGACCGGCGTGATTCCCGACTACGCGTTCAAGCCCCATGGCGGCCTCACCGGGACGCTGATCTACTGGAAGAAATTGCGGAAAGGCGTGCCGGCCTGA
- the kdsA gene encoding 3-deoxy-8-phosphooctulonate synthase, with protein MNSKPEAAPVVSVGPVKFGNGLPISIIAGPCQLESRAHALEVASALKEIASRLGIGLVYKTSFDKANRTSGSAARGVGLAQALPIFAEIRSSLGLPVLTDVHEAGQCAEAAQAVDVLQIPAFLCRQTDLLLAAAATGKVVNVKKGQFLAPWEMTNVVTKITGGGNPNVMVTERGASFGYNTLVSDMRALPIMAQTTGAPVIFDATHSVQQPGGKGTSSGGQREFVPVLARAAVAVGVAGVFIETHPDPDCAPSDGPNMVPLREFEALVKRLMAFDALSKNASS; from the coding sequence TTGAACTCGAAACCCGAAGCAGCCCCGGTCGTCTCGGTCGGCCCGGTCAAATTCGGCAACGGCCTGCCGATTTCGATCATTGCAGGTCCTTGCCAGCTCGAGAGTCGGGCGCATGCGCTCGAAGTGGCGAGCGCGCTGAAGGAGATCGCCAGCCGCCTCGGGATTGGCCTCGTTTACAAGACCTCCTTCGACAAGGCCAACCGCACCTCAGGCTCGGCCGCGCGCGGCGTTGGTCTTGCGCAGGCGCTGCCGATCTTCGCCGAGATTCGCTCCTCGCTCGGTTTGCCCGTGCTGACCGACGTGCACGAGGCCGGCCAGTGCGCGGAAGCCGCGCAGGCGGTCGACGTGCTGCAGATCCCGGCGTTCCTGTGTCGCCAGACGGACCTGCTGCTGGCGGCTGCGGCGACCGGCAAGGTCGTCAACGTCAAGAAGGGCCAGTTTCTCGCGCCGTGGGAAATGACCAACGTCGTCACCAAGATCACCGGCGGCGGCAATCCGAACGTGATGGTGACCGAACGCGGCGCCTCGTTCGGCTACAACACGCTGGTCTCAGACATGCGCGCGCTGCCGATCATGGCGCAGACGACGGGCGCGCCTGTTATCTTCGACGCCACCCATTCGGTGCAGCAGCCGGGCGGGAAGGGCACCTCATCCGGCGGCCAGCGCGAATTCGTCCCCGTGCTGGCGCGCGCCGCGGTCGCGGTCGGCGTCGCCGGCGTGTTCATCGAGACCCATCCCGATCCCGATTGCGCGCCGTCTGACGGCCCCAACATGGTGCCGCTGCGCGAGTTCGAGGCGCTGGTGAAGCGGCTGATGGCATTCGACGCGCTTTCCAAGAACGCGTCGTCGTGA
- a CDS encoding helix-turn-helix domain-containing protein: MDTIVDELSVRLAQRLRLERDSRGWSLADLAERSGVSKATISKIERAEVSPTAVVLVRLASAFDLTLAGLMLRAEGQGGRLSRAAEQPVWRDPETGYLRRQVFNRPDHPVEIIKVEMPAKQRVTLPASSYAHIRQVLWVLSGSLVLIDGGERHELSAGDCLGFGPPAEVTFANESTAPCTYVVALARS; encoded by the coding sequence ATGGATACTATAGTAGACGAATTGAGCGTCCGCCTCGCCCAGCGCCTGCGGCTTGAGCGCGACAGCCGCGGCTGGTCGCTGGCCGATCTCGCCGAACGCTCCGGGGTCTCCAAGGCGACCATCAGCAAGATCGAGCGCGCGGAAGTCAGCCCGACCGCGGTGGTGCTGGTGCGCCTCGCCAGCGCCTTCGACCTCACCCTCGCCGGCCTGATGCTGCGCGCCGAAGGCCAGGGCGGGCGCCTTTCACGCGCCGCCGAGCAGCCGGTATGGCGCGATCCCGAAACCGGCTATTTGCGGCGCCAGGTGTTCAACCGGCCCGATCATCCCGTTGAGATCATCAAGGTCGAGATGCCGGCGAAGCAGCGCGTGACGCTGCCCGCTTCGTCCTACGCCCACATCCGCCAGGTGCTCTGGGTGTTGTCGGGCTCACTCGTCCTCATCGATGGCGGCGAACGCCACGAACTCAGCGCCGGCGACTGCCTCGGATTCGGCCCGCCGGCGGAAGTGACGTTTGCCAACGAGAGCACCGCGCCCTGCACCTACGTCGTGGCGCTCGCGCGGAGCTAG
- a CDS encoding CTP synthase — MARYIFITGGVVSSLGKGLASAALGALLQARGYKVRLRKLDPYLNLDPGTMSPYQHGEVFVTDDGAETDLDLGHYERFTGRPATKADNITTGRIYQDIISKERRGDYLGATIQVVPHVTNAIKEFVLSGNDEYDFVLVEIGGTVGDIEGLPFFEAIRQLKNELPRDHAVYIHLTLLPYIPSAGELKTKPTQHSVKELRSIGIQPDILLCRTDREIPKEERRKLGLFCNVRESAVIEARDVDNIYAVPEAYHAAGLDDEVLAAFGISSKIPPALQSWNVINERVRNPEGAVTIAIVGKYTGMKDAYKSLIEALSHGGIANKVKVNLDWIESEVFENEDPAPFLEHVNGILVPGGFGQRGAEGKIRAAQFARVRDVPYFGICFGMQMAVIEAARNLVGIEEANSTEFGPTKEPLVGLMTEWLRGNELEKRSQSGDLGGTMRLGAYPATLKRGSRVSEVYGGATEISERHRHRYEVNTAYKDRLEQHGLRFSGLSPDGVLPEIVEYEDHPWFIGVQFHPELKSRPFEPHPLFASFIQAAAKQSRLV; from the coding sequence ATGGCGCGGTACATATTCATAACCGGCGGCGTGGTTTCTTCGCTCGGAAAGGGTCTGGCTTCAGCGGCACTCGGTGCCCTGCTGCAGGCTCGCGGGTACAAGGTCCGTCTCCGCAAACTCGACCCCTATCTCAACCTCGATCCCGGAACGATGTCGCCGTATCAGCACGGCGAAGTGTTCGTGACCGATGACGGCGCCGAGACCGATCTCGATCTTGGCCACTACGAGCGCTTCACCGGGCGTCCGGCCACCAAGGCCGACAACATCACCACCGGGCGCATCTATCAGGACATCATCAGCAAGGAACGCCGTGGCGATTATCTCGGCGCGACCATCCAGGTCGTCCCGCACGTCACCAACGCGATCAAGGAATTCGTGCTCTCCGGCAACGATGAATACGATTTCGTGCTGGTCGAAATCGGCGGCACTGTCGGCGACATCGAGGGCCTGCCGTTCTTCGAGGCGATCCGCCAGCTCAAGAACGAGCTGCCGCGCGATCACGCCGTCTACATTCACCTGACGCTGCTGCCCTACATTCCAAGCGCCGGAGAACTCAAGACCAAGCCGACCCAGCACTCGGTGAAGGAGCTGCGCTCGATCGGCATCCAGCCGGATATCCTGCTGTGCCGTACCGACCGCGAAATCCCGAAGGAAGAGCGCCGCAAGCTCGGCCTGTTCTGCAACGTGCGCGAAAGCGCCGTGATCGAGGCGAGGGACGTCGACAATATCTATGCTGTCCCCGAGGCCTATCACGCCGCCGGCCTCGACGACGAGGTGCTGGCCGCGTTCGGCATCAGTTCGAAGATTCCGCCGGCGCTGCAGAGCTGGAATGTGATCAACGAGCGCGTGCGCAACCCCGAAGGCGCGGTGACCATTGCCATCGTCGGCAAATACACCGGCATGAAGGATGCCTACAAATCGCTGATCGAGGCGCTGTCGCACGGCGGCATCGCCAACAAGGTGAAGGTCAATCTCGACTGGATCGAGAGCGAGGTGTTCGAGAACGAGGACCCGGCACCGTTCCTCGAACACGTCAACGGCATTCTGGTGCCGGGCGGCTTCGGCCAGCGTGGCGCCGAGGGCAAGATCCGCGCGGCGCAGTTCGCGCGCGTCCGCGACGTGCCGTATTTCGGCATCTGCTTCGGCATGCAGATGGCTGTCATCGAAGCCGCGCGCAATCTGGTCGGCATCGAGGAAGCGAACTCCACCGAGTTCGGCCCGACCAAGGAACCGCTGGTCGGCCTGATGACGGAATGGCTGCGCGGCAACGAATTGGAGAAGCGGTCGCAATCCGGCGACCTCGGCGGCACCATGCGGCTCGGCGCGTACCCTGCGACGCTCAAGCGCGGCAGCCGCGTCTCGGAAGTCTATGGCGGCGCCACCGAGATCTCGGAGCGCCACCGCCATCGCTACGAGGTCAACACCGCCTACAAGGACCGGCTCGAGCAGCACGGCCTGCGCTTCTCGGGCCTGTCGCCCGACGGCGTGCTGCCGGAGATCGTCGAATACGAGGACCATCCCTGGTTCATCGGCGTGCAATTCCATCCCGAGTTGAAGTCGCGTCCGTTCGAGCCGCACCCGCTGTTCGCGTCGTTTATTCAGGCGGCGGCGAAGCAGAGCCGACTGGTGTAG
- the tpiA gene encoding triose-phosphate isomerase encodes MTEAIRPLIAGNWKMNGLKSALGEFEAMIAGAGALAGKVDLLVCPPATLIAGFADKALGSKLAVGAQDCHAKASGAHTGDLSAEILADAGASAIIVGHSERRADHGESDAVVRQKAEATWRAGLVAIVCIGETQKQRDAGQTLDVCGGQLAGSLPDGATAANLVVAYEPVWAIGTGLTPTPGDVEQVHRFIRGVLTSRFKAEGGKIRILYGGSVKPSNAAELMAVTDVNGALVGGASLKATDFLAIAEAC; translated from the coding sequence ATGACCGAAGCCATCCGGCCGCTGATCGCCGGCAACTGGAAAATGAACGGCCTGAAATCCGCCTTGGGTGAATTCGAGGCAATGATTGCAGGTGCGGGTGCACTGGCCGGCAAGGTCGACCTGCTGGTCTGCCCCCCCGCGACCCTGATCGCGGGTTTCGCCGACAAGGCGCTCGGCTCAAAACTCGCCGTCGGAGCCCAGGATTGCCATGCCAAGGCCTCGGGCGCCCATACCGGCGACCTCTCGGCGGAAATACTGGCGGATGCCGGCGCGAGCGCCATCATCGTCGGACATTCGGAGCGCCGCGCCGACCATGGCGAGAGCGACGCGGTGGTCCGGCAGAAGGCGGAAGCGACTTGGCGGGCGGGCCTTGTGGCAATCGTCTGCATCGGGGAGACGCAGAAGCAGCGCGATGCCGGGCAGACACTGGATGTCTGCGGCGGGCAGCTCGCGGGCTCATTGCCTGATGGTGCGACGGCAGCCAATCTGGTGGTCGCCTATGAGCCGGTCTGGGCGATCGGCACCGGGCTGACGCCGACGCCCGGGGATGTCGAGCAAGTTCATCGCTTTATCCGCGGTGTTCTCACCAGCCGATTTAAGGCGGAAGGCGGCAAGATCCGGATCCTCTACGGCGGGTCGGTCAAGCCATCCAACGCGGCGGAACTGATGGCGGTCACTGATGTCAACGGCGCGCTTGTCGGCGGCGCCAGTTTGAAGGCGACGGATTTTCTGGCGATTGCGGAAGCGTGCTAA
- a CDS encoding NIPSNAP family protein, whose product MIMEMRVYRCLPGRLPALMKRFDTLTLKLWDKHGIKQAGFYTTLIGTSNQELTYFVAWDSLADREKKWTAFQSDPDWIAGRAKSEEDGQIIDNIVSQLLVPTAFSAVK is encoded by the coding sequence ATGATCATGGAAATGCGCGTCTATCGCTGTCTGCCGGGCCGCCTGCCGGCGCTGATGAAGCGCTTCGATACGCTGACGCTGAAACTGTGGGACAAGCACGGCATCAAGCAGGCCGGCTTCTACACCACGCTGATCGGCACCTCCAATCAGGAACTGACCTACTTCGTCGCCTGGGACTCGCTTGCCGACCGCGAAAAGAAATGGACCGCATTCCAGTCCGATCCAGACTGGATCGCCGGCCGCGCCAAGAGCGAGGAAGACGGCCAGATCATCGACAACATCGTCAGCCAGTTGCTGGTGCCGACGGCGTTTTCCGCGGTAAAATAG